The genomic region CCCATCGGGGAGTGGGCTACGCGATTCGCTCTGAGTCATGAAGCCGCTCCCCATCCGCTGGAGGTTTGCCGTCTGGACGTCGGGCATGACGACCTTCATTCTGCTCATCTATTCCGGATTCACGCTGCTCAACTTCTTTCAGGAGCAGATCGAGGCGGTCGATCTGGAGATAGCGGCGGAGGGAAACCGCCTGCTTGGCATGAAGGACCTCGCCGAAATGGAAGAGGAGGCGAGGGAGGTTGAATTGTATGCCCCCTGGCTCGGGCATGCGGTGCTCGATGACATTGGATCGGTGAACTTCCGCAGCGCCCGGCTGACGGACAGGCTGGTGCGGGCCGCGCACGAGACGGGCGTGCCGCGAACGTTTCAGGAAGGCGGGGACAGCTGGAGGATCGCGGTGTTTTCCCGTTCGGGGATGTCGGTTCTCATTGCCTACAACCTGGACGAGGTTTGGAGCACCCTGGAGGACCTCGTGATGGCGTATGCGTTTTCGCTGGCAATCGTGGTGGGCATCACGGCCGCATGCGGCTGGTGGATTTCCGGACGACTGCTTCGGCCGCTTGGGGAACTCACTGCGGCGGTGGAGCGGGTCGAAACGGAGAAACTTGGCGAACGCATGTCTGTTCCGGCTGCGCGGGACGAACTTCAGCGCCTCACCATCGTTTTCAATGCGATGCTTGCGCGGCTGCAGGAGAGCTTCGAACAGGCGCAGCGATTTGCCGCCGACGCATCCCACGAGCTGCGGACACCGCTCACGATCATGCGGGGTGAGGTGGACGGCTTGATGCGCGCGCAGGACATTACCCCGGAGCACCAGAAAAGGCTGGTGAGCGTCCAGGAGGAGATTGCGCGCCTGCACCATATCACGGACAATCTGCTGTCGCTGGCCCGGTTCGACACGGGATCAGTGCAGATTCCCATGCAGGAATTGGATCTATCCGCGCTCGTTGCGGAGGCCTGTGACGATGCTGAGCTTCTCGGGGAGAGCCGGCATGTCCGGATCGAGCGAGATTTGAACGGGCCGCAGAGGGTCGCCGGAGACAAATCTCACATCCGCCGCGTGGTGCTCAATCTGCTCGACAATGCGATCAAGTTCAACGTGCCCGGCGGGGTCGTACGCTGCTCGCTTGCCGCCGAGCGCACGGGAGCCGTGCTTCGAGTCGGAAACTCCGGGCCAGGCATCCCGTCCGAGATGAGGCCCCGGCTCTTTCAGCGTTTTTTTCGCGCGGATCTAAGCCGGGGTGACACTGATCGGGGGCATGGTCTCGGCCTGAGCCTCAGCCGCGAAATCGCGCGGGCGCACGGTGGCGACCTGCGGTTGTCGGACTCCACGACGGCCGATTGGACGGAGTTCGAGTTCACGATGCCCCCGGCGTTTGGAATCCCGGGATCCATGCGATCGTGAATGCCGGATCGAGCGCGAGCCATTGACGCAACCACGGGACAACCTAGCTTGGGCGGGTGCGTCTTGATGAACTTTCCAGCTTGCAGCAGTTGGTGCTGCCGGACCGGTGGCAGGCGGAGGCCATTCAGGCGCTGCGGGCGGGAAAGGATGTGATCGTCGACGCACCGACGGGGGCGGGGAAAACCTATGTTTTCGAGCGGTGGGCGGAGCAGACCAATTTTTCTAGGCGCGCGCTTTTCACCGTGCCGACGCGCGCGCTCGCCAACGACAAGTACGCCGAGTGGCGCGAGCGCGGCTGGCGGGTCGGCATCACGACCGGCGATCTCACCATCGACTCCCAGGCCCCCCTGGTTGTCGCCACGCTCGAGGCGGTGCAGCACCGGGTTGCGGCTCCGCGACACGAGTCGGGCGGCGATACGCCGCCGGAGTTCCGGCTGCTCGTTGTCGACGAATACCAGTGGCTCGCGGATGAGCACCGCGGCTCCCATTACGAGGGAGTTCTGCTTTCCGCCGCGCGAGGCCTGCAGTTGCTGCTGCTCTCCGGCGCGGTCGGGAATCCGGAGGATGTCGCAGCCTGGCTGAGGCGGCTCGGTCGCGACGTTGTCGTTGTTCAAACACGGCGGCGTCCCGTGCCGCTCGAGGAAGTCGAGGCTGATGATCTTGTGCGCGGTCTCCCGCGAACGGTGGAGGGATTCTGGTCGCGGCGCGTGGCGGGGGCGCTGCGCGAGGGGCTCGGGCCCGTGCTTGTCTTTGCTCCGCACCGCTCCGAGGTGGAGCGTCTGGCGCGACAGTTTGCGCGTGAGCTTCCCCTGCCGGATCCCCTGACATTGTCGCAGGAACAGGAGAGCGTCTGCGGACCTGGGCTGGCGAAGCTGCTGAAGGCGCGGGTGGCGTTTCACCACAGCGGTCTGACCTATGCGCAGCGCGCGGGTGTGATCGAACCGCTTGCGAAGGCCGGGCAGCTGCGCGCCGTCGTGGCGACGCTTGGTCTGAGCGCGGGCATCAATTTTTCCCTGCGCTCCGTCATGATCACGGCGGGAAGCTATCGCCACGGCCAGCGCGAGCACGAGATCGAGCCGCATGAACTCCTGCAGATGGCGGGACGCGCGGGACGCCGGGGCCTCGATGAGATGGGATACGTGCTCGTCAGCAGCTCGACGCCGCGGCTGCGGCGCGCGGCGCAGATGCGTTTGAAGCGTGCAGGGCCGCTGCCGTGGGCCTTCATGCTCCGGCAGCTCCGCGCCGGGGAAAACGTGCGCGCTGTGACGGCCGCCGCCGCGCATCGTTTTTTCACCGAGCAGCCGATGGTGCTTGGTGCGGAGCAGACAGGTCGGCGGCGATCCGGCGGTCTGCCGTGCGACCAGCGCACGGACACGGGACGCGCGAGACTCGTTCGACGGGAAAGGAACCCCTTCCCGGCGTGCCGCACCTGCGCGCATCGCGCGGAGTGCCTGGCACTTTCGCCGCAGCCCACGCTGCTCTGGCAGCTTCAGCGCGTGGGCGTGCTGGACCAGGAGCTCAGGCTCACGGCGCGCGGGGAGATTGTATCCAATTTTCTAGGACCGGAGGGGCTTGCGATCGCGGCGGCGCTGGAGGATCGTGCCTATCCCCTGGATGCGATCGTCTTTGACATCGCGAACATCACGTCCGGCGAACGGTTTTCCGGAACCAACCCGCGCGTGCTCGGACGGCTCTCAGCGGTCTGTGAGAGGACCTATCGACGCCAGACAATCGAGGGGTATCTCGAGAACGGCATTCCACCGCAGTATGGATTCGGTGCCGCGGACGTTGTGAAGGCGCGCGTTGAAGGCGAGCGCCTTCGCGCGCTTGTCGATGCGCAGGAGACCGCCGGTCGTGGGGACATTGATCGATTGATGACGGAGTGGCGCTCGCTGCTGAAACAGATCGCATCGGCTTCGCCGATCAGCGAAACGGCGGTCTCTCACGGTTCCTGCTCACGACAACCCGGTGGAGAAGCGGCTGCGATTCGACTCATGGAACGGTGGGACAACCTTCGCTCACTCGCGCATGCTCACCTGAGTGAACTGCGCCCTGGGAGCCTGCCGGAACTGCCCGCGCTTCTGGCTGAGCAGCGGCGTCCGATCAATCATCGCTTCCACTCGCGAACGCATGCGCAGACAATGAATCCCCTGGCGCGAAGGCCTGCGGTTTCCGCCTGAGCGGAGCGGCGGATCGCAGCGTGAAGAAGCTGGAAGCTCGTGCCGGGTTGCCAGCGGGGCGTGTGCATCAGCCGGTTTTCTCAGGACCAGCCGGACGCGAAGAGAAACCACCGGTCATGGGCGGCGGCGATTGAACTGCCGGTCTCCGCCGATTGGAATGGCAGCGTTTCGAACCGGGGAAAATGCCCTGACAGGAGGCGTTCGAGTTCGATGCGCGCCGAGGTTCCGGAATTTTTCCCGCTCAGCATGAGACCCTCCGTGGCGAGGCGCTTGAGCTCCGGCATCCAGGGCTCAAGTTCCGCGGGCGTGGTGTCGAGTGCGAGCGCGAACTTGAATCCTCCGGAACGGTAGGGTGTCGAGAAGTTCCGCGGCCGCGCGTGGGGCAGGCCCATCGCCGCGAGAAACTCGCAGGCTTCAGGACGGCCCTCGATGCCATGCCAGTGAATTCCGGACAGGCAGAGGCTGCGCCCCACGTCACCGCGTCCACAGTTGAGCTCAACGATGCGATCCGCCGGTGAATGCAGGCTGCGTTTGATCAGCCGGGCCAGCGCCGGATAGGCGGGGTGACGCTGGTGTCCGGGCGACGGCGGGTGCGGCGGCTCGGCGGAGGCTGCGAATGCGATTGAGCGGTCGAGTGTGCCGACCAACTTTTCGCCGAGGAAGAAACGGAGTTCGACCGCGACTTGAGGCCGGGCTGGTATTGCCGGTGGAAACAGTCCGAGCGCGAACCCAGGTCTGATTGTCCCTGGCAGTGAAAGTGCGGCTGTCACGTCCTCCCGTGGAAACCAATGCAGCGTTCGTGCGGCGCATCGTCCATCGATCCATGCCTCGACTGAACTGAGCTGGGTGGGCGATTCCGGACCGACCGCCCAGCCTTCGAGCAGGACTCCACTGAGATTGCAGGTGGTCTGCGTGGTTGGTGCATCCAGACAGGCGCGCATGCCTTGATTGACAGTTCAAACAAGACAGACGCCGAGAGGAAAGTGAGCCGGAAATTTCGATTGCGTGTGAAGAACTCGCGGACGTGGAAAGGCCGAGGGGCGTCGTAAGAAATTCGCAATGAAATATCGTTGTTTTATATCTTATTTAATACCAGTATATAACAATAATAGTTCAATAGGCGAAATCGAGTGAAATTGCGGAAACCAGCGTGCTGTACGTTGACGTTGATCTTGTCACATTTTAAGGTGGGACATGTCCAAAACATCCGGGCAGCAGAAAGCACCGGGCTTGAGGGCTCGGCGCTAAAGAAAAGGAACTGCGGAAAATCAGACCGTCAGTGTTTCTGCCAACGATCGATTCTGGTGAATTCTGGTATCAGGAAAAGTGGGTGCAGATGCCGTGCATCGGTGTTGCAAAGGCTGCTTTGTGTCGCGCTTCAGGGGCGCCTCGTGAGATTGAGGCACGCGTATTTCTGGAGCATGCTTTTGCGCCAGTGATCCTCGTTTCCGCCCCGAGGATTTCGGCTGCGGCAAGGACCTTTGGATTCCGTTTGAGGTCGAAATACTGTACCCCAACGCTTGCTTCACGACGTCGATATTTATTTGAGGCTCCTTGGAACGATTCTGGGCGTCCCGGATCTCCAGGACAGCGCGGCGAAGCCGAGCAAATGGGAGGTCGCCTGATGCGGCGAAACTGACGAGAAGCTCTAGAATCTCATTGGAGGCGTAGGGAAATTCAAGCTGAGCAACGGCCGCGATATCCGCTCTATTTGGCGCTGGATTCAACCTTGCCCACTTCATGATCCTTCCGCGAAACTGATTGGTGTTGAATCCGGTTGTCCTCTCCATCTCTTGGATTCGTCCGGTAAACTGTGGGGTGACAACCAGGACGACTGGGATGCCGCGATTCACAAATTCGGTGCGGATGTATTCCAATCGCTTCATTGATGCGCGTTGCGATAGCCCGAAAAGACAGTGGGCTTCATCGAAAATCAACATGAGGTCACGGCTTTGGGTCGCTGCGCGAATCTGTAGCCGCAGTTCGCCGGTATCGCCCTTGTTGGATTCGCCACAACCGATGGCTTTCCAAATCTCCTGGTAGAACTGCTGGTCGTTGGTTCCCGCCGTGAGGTCGATCAGCCGTGCGCAATCGGAATTACACTCCTGCCAAAGGCGAACTCCCATT from Opitutaceae bacterium harbors:
- a CDS encoding HAMP domain-containing protein encodes the protein MKPLPIRWRFAVWTSGMTTFILLIYSGFTLLNFFQEQIEAVDLEIAAEGNRLLGMKDLAEMEEEAREVELYAPWLGHAVLDDIGSVNFRSARLTDRLVRAAHETGVPRTFQEGGDSWRIAVFSRSGMSVLIAYNLDEVWSTLEDLVMAYAFSLAIVVGITAACGWWISGRLLRPLGELTAAVERVETEKLGERMSVPAARDELQRLTIVFNAMLARLQESFEQAQRFAADASHELRTPLTIMRGEVDGLMRAQDITPEHQKRLVSVQEEIARLHHITDNLLSLARFDTGSVQIPMQELDLSALVAEACDDAELLGESRHVRIERDLNGPQRVAGDKSHIRRVVLNLLDNAIKFNVPGGVVRCSLAAERTGAVLRVGNSGPGIPSEMRPRLFQRFFRADLSRGDTDRGHGLGLSLSREIARAHGGDLRLSDSTTADWTEFEFTMPPAFGIPGSMRS
- a CDS encoding ATP-binding protein is translated as MSPTAPIELSELRADHSQPPLPAQKVATAVESIANSESRRLAWLLHAISHQEGGLVQLAFEMLKRVVPDKLGTPSLRAAGVSLQSIYSGEVYEAICGEIDHHDHRSIDAIKMEMAWNDRDYSKLSADLNPRNRKATGAELIKICRERVLLLPRVLHDFCLSPGRKIHFPYFEGVMDVLWTAIEARRQSARDRVAQTSITSHVADVLRFCHQSKTLGVIEGAERLGKSMGVRLWQECNSDCARLIDLTAGTNDQQFYQEIWKAIGCGESNKGDTGELRLQIRAATQSRDLMLIFDEAHCLFGLSQRASMKRLEYIRTEFVNRGIPVVLVVTPQFTGRIQEMERTTGFNTNQFRGRIMKWARLNPAPNRADIAAVAQLEFPYASNEILELLVSFAASGDLPFARLRRAVLEIRDAQNRSKEPQINIDVVKQALGYSISTSNGIQRSLPQPKSSGRKRGSLAQKHAPEIRVPQSHEAPLKRDTKQPLQHRCTASAPTFPDTRIHQNRSLAETLTV
- a CDS encoding DEAD/DEAH box helicase gives rise to the protein MRLDELSSLQQLVLPDRWQAEAIQALRAGKDVIVDAPTGAGKTYVFERWAEQTNFSRRALFTVPTRALANDKYAEWRERGWRVGITTGDLTIDSQAPLVVATLEAVQHRVAAPRHESGGDTPPEFRLLVVDEYQWLADEHRGSHYEGVLLSAARGLQLLLLSGAVGNPEDVAAWLRRLGRDVVVVQTRRRPVPLEEVEADDLVRGLPRTVEGFWSRRVAGALREGLGPVLVFAPHRSEVERLARQFARELPLPDPLTLSQEQESVCGPGLAKLLKARVAFHHSGLTYAQRAGVIEPLAKAGQLRAVVATLGLSAGINFSLRSVMITAGSYRHGQREHEIEPHELLQMAGRAGRRGLDEMGYVLVSSSTPRLRRAAQMRLKRAGPLPWAFMLRQLRAGENVRAVTAAAAHRFFTEQPMVLGAEQTGRRRSGGLPCDQRTDTGRARLVRRERNPFPACRTCAHRAECLALSPQPTLLWQLQRVGVLDQELRLTARGEIVSNFLGPEGLAIAAALEDRAYPLDAIVFDIANITSGERFSGTNPRVLGRLSAVCERTYRRQTIEGYLENGIPPQYGFGAADVVKARVEGERLRALVDAQETAGRGDIDRLMTEWRSLLKQIASASPISETAVSHGSCSRQPGGEAAAIRLMERWDNLRSLAHAHLSELRPGSLPELPALLAEQRRPINHRFHSRTHAQTMNPLARRPAVSA